A stretch of Vanessa cardui chromosome 26, ilVanCard2.1, whole genome shotgun sequence DNA encodes these proteins:
- the LOC124540704 gene encoding dynein regulatory complex protein 8 isoform X2 — protein MARKEEPKIQPNNDLEKKIIEAFEVFDHSGKQVVDVREIGTILRSLGCCPTEAEIQEVILATENKEATGNIPLVNFLPYMCKAMTEHRFYPASAEMLLAAFRYFDKEQRGFLTKEKFAQLMLEEGEPFTQEEFDEMMQTALDPVTDTITYEYYINQLMVAPRDVYNIADEVELERKRIEAAAPKKRRASSLLRATQL, from the exons atggctAGAAAAGAAGaaccaaaaa TTCAACCTAATAATGACTTAGAAAAAAAGATAATAGAAGCTTTTGAAGTATTCGATCATTCAGGCAAGCAAGTAGTTGATGTTAGAGAAATTGGAACAATCCTGCGCTCTTTAG GTTGTTGCCCTACAGAAGCTGAAATACAGGAAGTTATCCTTGCAACGGAAAATAAAGAAGCTACTGGAAATATTCCACTTGTGAACTTTCTTCCATATATGTGCAAGGCCATGACAGAACATAG attttatccAGCTAGTGCAGAAATGTTACTCGCAGCATTTCGTTATTTTGATAAAGAGCAACGTGGTTTCCTTACTAAGGAGAAATTTGCACAGCTCATGCTCGAGGAAGGAGAACCTTTTACCCAG GAGGAGTTCGATGAAATGATGCAAACAGCGTTAGATCCAGTAACAGATACTATTACttacgaatattatataaatcaacttATG GTTGCTCCCAGAGATGTTTATAATATAGCGGATGAAGTGGAGCTTGAAAGAAAAAGAATAGAAGCCGCCGCTCCAAAGAAAAGACGGGCGTCTTCCCTTTTGAGAGCAACACAACTATAA
- the LOC124540704 gene encoding dynein regulatory complex protein 8 isoform X1: MARKEEPKIQPNNDLEKKIIEAFEVFDHSGKQVVDVREIGTILRSLGCCPTEAEIQEVILATENKEATGNIPLVNFLPYMCKAMTEHRFYPASAEMLLAAFRYFDKEQRGFLTKEKFAQLMLEEGEPFTQEEFDEMMQTALDPVTDTITYEYYINQLMVDDEVVDTEEPPK; this comes from the exons atggctAGAAAAGAAGaaccaaaaa TTCAACCTAATAATGACTTAGAAAAAAAGATAATAGAAGCTTTTGAAGTATTCGATCATTCAGGCAAGCAAGTAGTTGATGTTAGAGAAATTGGAACAATCCTGCGCTCTTTAG GTTGTTGCCCTACAGAAGCTGAAATACAGGAAGTTATCCTTGCAACGGAAAATAAAGAAGCTACTGGAAATATTCCACTTGTGAACTTTCTTCCATATATGTGCAAGGCCATGACAGAACATAG attttatccAGCTAGTGCAGAAATGTTACTCGCAGCATTTCGTTATTTTGATAAAGAGCAACGTGGTTTCCTTACTAAGGAGAAATTTGCACAGCTCATGCTCGAGGAAGGAGAACCTTTTACCCAG GAGGAGTTCGATGAAATGATGCAAACAGCGTTAGATCCAGTAACAGATACTATTACttacgaatattatataaatcaacttATG GTTGACGACGAAGTTGTCGATACCGAGGAACCTCCAAAATAA
- the LOC124540703 gene encoding uncharacterized protein LOC124540703, with protein MRRNRDFDNNHHQPSPGGPLMTNHLRDLDIELELLKRKREIIQQEQEMLSRFSSKRQYDYEHRSNTYDRQESNNRQFNTNNFPNRYDGPSNSGNFTRPQGVKRQTPNQYWQPPTAPKRFTAPQKINPWQNSHPRQETGFPIRKTFPSQTGNGNIGGSIRPLMSIRPGISQRIQNKSQVPRKDFKPSKVTKPKPHQAPNKLSAHAVAETKKLVSQVDTADKKVDSDQILRVDKTPTVQMKGRLELALGTIMKEIKNEHCANPKDIEHFQSPFIQRLLKHAIRTRIRSVMIDQVVGNFSDIVTKYRKKFPKETDLELVQIAKDAQSLSSKSIGVAQLIESDDPQDFYNKNMLKALYIKFEEIFENLEKLYQNKGKDLDEYIKNMPEPKKVDKDKAQNQSTEHINPGKEKINLENLIGEGDTVKVINERLEKVKMYREFMDELIEQRLPKILPKFKDALLSIILTDKEFLVTKSMIMSQLKKKLNRSFDKDIDVEFTSSSPNTTATSSPEAAVKKSMNTSETSTDSSVEKLSDTKALPTDNSTDAGKPLVSPPHSSPIKSPTNATPQAIANNTTESANASTEQANPKTPPKSDDLHYVKLISRPNLPARAVIYDFLKQFKPASIKKHKSINNLLVIGFTNKEDYDKILEVNESVVGNATILIKASEQVTKTKQSTPSQEEGDESVSKSASNSLLDDSLLGSDLETQITDLLTSIRKANESDDGSDANKSGDKIDATGKIEKTQANVKSTTENTNTAETNESADAAKAEEKLDTAKANETIKVENNEEKTSEDAVVSETAEEKKKEQNTTPITDTKVITTPVEDKNQKELEKITELSEEQKNNTEISGLPEKADGDKMKDTLKESGRATPTRSSSRIASSTPSTIRTRRASRLAQNN; from the exons atgaGACGCAACAGGGACTTTGATAATAATCACCATCAGCCTTCTCCCGGTGGACCTCTAATGACTAATCATCTCCga GACTTGGACATTGAATTGGAGTTATTAAAACGTAAACGAGAGATAATTCAACAAGAACAAGAAATGCTAAGCAGATTCTCATCAAAG AGGCAGTATGATTACGAGCATCGCTCTAACACATACGATCGACAAGAATCCAATAATCGTCAGTTCAATACCAATAACTTTCCCAATAGATATGATGGTCCTAGCAATTCTGGTAATTTTACCAGGCCCCAAGGAGTTAAACGCCAAACACCTAATCAATATTGGCAACCCCCCACTGCTCCCAAACGTTTCACAGCTCCACAAAAAATTAACCCTTGGCAGAATTCGCACCCCCGTCAAGAAACGGGATTTCCTATCCGAAAAACCTTTCCGTCTCAAACTGGTAATGGTAATATCGGTGGGTCAATCAGACCCCTTATGAGCATTCGGCCAGGCATAAGCCAAAGAATTCAAAACAAAAGTCAGGTTCCACGTAAAGATTTCAAACCGTCTAAGGTAACTAAGCCTAAACCTCATCAAGCTCCTAACAAACTTTCTGCTCATGCTGTTGCGGAAACTAAGAAATTAGTTTCCCAAGTAGATACCGCTGATAAGAAAGTTGATTCTGATCAGATCTTGCGTGTTGATAAAACACCTACGGTTCAGATGAAGGGTCGTCTCGAGTTAGCCTTAGGCACTATCATGAAAGAGATTAAGAACGAACATTGCGCTAACCCAAAGGACATTGAGCATTTCCAATCCCCATTTATACAGCGTCTGTTAAAACATGCCATTCGAACACGTATAAGGAGTGTCATGATAGATCAGGTTGTTGGCAACTTTAGTGACATTGTTACTAAATACCGCAAGAAATTCCCGAAGGAAACTGATCTTGAATTAGTACAAATAGCCAAAGACGCCCAAAGTTTAAGCTCAAAGTCAATCGGTGTTGCACAGCTTATAGAATCAG ACGATCCCCaagatttttacaataaaaatatgttgaaagcACTCTACATCaaatttgaagaaatatttGAGAAT CTGGAAAAGTTATACCAAAATAAAGGTAAAGATTtagatgaatatattaaaaatatgcctGAACCAAAAAAGGTAGACAAAGATAAAGCACAGAACCAAAGTACTGAACATATCAATCCTggcaaagaaaaaattaatttggaaaATCTTATCGGAGAAGGAGACACAGTCAAAGTAATAAATGAGAGATTAGAGAAAGTCAAGATGTATAGAGAGTTCATGGATGAACTTATTGAACAAAGACTGCCCAAAATCTTACCAAAATTCAAAgat GCACTTCTATCCATTATTCTCACCGACAAAGAGTTTTTGGTCACAAAATCAATGATAATGTCACAATTGAAGAAAAAGCTGAACAGAAGCTTTGATAAAGATATTGATGTGGAATTTACTAGCTCATCACCGAATACGACTGCGACATCTTCACCCGAAGCTGCAGTTAAAAAATCTATGAATACTTCTGAAACCTCTACAGATTCTTCTGTAGAAAAATTATCGGATACTAAAGCTTTACCAACAGATAACTCCACTGACGCAGGGAAACCTTTAGTTTCACCCCCACACTCATCACCTATTAAATCACCTACAAATGCAACACCACAAGCCATAGCAAATAATACTACTGAGTCTGCTAACGCGTCTACGGAACAAGCTAATCCTAAAACACCTCCAAAGTCAGATGATTTACATTATGTTAAG CTGATCAGTCGCCCAAATTTGCCAGCCAGAGCTGTAATATATGATTTCTTGAAGCAATTTAAACCAGCGTCAATCAAGAAACACAAAAGTATCAACAATCTTTTGGTAATAGGATTCACTAATAAGGAGGACTATGATAAAATACTTGAAGTTAATGAATCTGTTGTTG GCAATGCTACAATCTTAATAAAAGCCAGTGAACAGGTAACCAAAACAAAGCAATCTACACCATCACAAGAGGAAGGCGACGAAAGTGTTTCAAAGTCTGCTAGCAATTCTTTGTTAGATGACAGTCTGCTTGGTTCAGATCTCGAAACTCAGATAACAGATTTATTGACATCTATCAGGAAAGCTAATGAATCAGATGATGGTTCTGATGCAAATAAAAGTGGTGATAAAATTGATGCAACGGGAAAAATAGAGAAAACACAAGCCAATGTTAAATCTACAACTGAGAACACCAATACTGCTGAAACTAACGAAAGTGCTGACGCAGCTAAAGCTGAAGAAAAGCTTGATACGGCTAAGGCTAATGAAACAATCAAAGTTGAGAATAATGAAGAAAAAACAAGTGAGGATGCAGTAGTATCTGAAACAGCTGAGGAGAAGAAAAAGGAACAAAATACAACACCAATAACCGACACCAAAGTTATTACAACCCCAGTGGAAGACAAAAACCAAAAAGAACTAGAAAAGATTACTGAACTCAGTGAGGAGCAAAAGAATAATACTGAAATCAGCGGGTTGCCAGAGAAAGCAGATGGTGATAAGATGAAAGATACTTTAAAGGAATCTGGAAGAGCCACTCCTACTAGGAGCTCCTCACGCATAGCAAGTTCTACCCCAAGTACCATTAGAACCAGGAGGGCTAGCCGACTtgcacaaaataattaa